A stretch of DNA from Phycisphaerales bacterium AB-hyl4:
TCGGCGATGCGCTTCGTGCCTTCGACGAGTTCGAGGGCGCTGCGGCGGTCCTTCTCCATGCCGGTGGAGATGGGCAGCACGAGCGGGTCGAACATGATGTCCTCGGCCTTGAGGCCGTACTTCTCGGTGGCGAGCTTGAACATACGGCTCGCGATTTCGACCTTGCGGTCGGCGGTGCGGGCCATGGCCTCTTCTTCATCTTCGTCGATGCAGCCCATGACCAGGCCCGCGCCGTAGCGGGTGGCGAGGGCGCACATCTCGGCGAACTTTTCTTCGCCTTCTTCGAGGTTGGCGGAGTTGATGAGGCATTTGCCGCCGGCGTTTTTCAAGCCCGCTTCAATGGTCGCCGGCTGGGTCGAGTCGAGCATCAGCGGCGCGTTGACCTGGCGGACAAAGCGGTGGACGACCTCGGCCATGTCCTTGGCGTTGTCGCGGCCGGCGTAGTCGACGTTGACGTCGATGACGTGCGAGCCTTCCTTCGTCTGCTCGCGGGCGAGGCTGACCATCTCGTCCCAGTTTTCTTCTTCGAGCAGGCGCTTGAACTTTCGCGAGCCGGAGGCGTTGGTGCGTTCGCCGACGTTCAGCAGCGAGTTGTCCTGGCGGTAGTCGACCGTGCCGTAGAGTGACGTACAGCCGGCGGGCAGGGGCTTGAGCTTGCGCTGTTTGGGGGCGCGATCGCCGACGGCTTTGACGAGTTCGCGGATGTGCTCGGGGGTGGTGCCGCAGCAGCCGCCGACGATGTTCAGGCCGAACTTGTCGACGAAGTCGGCGACTTTCTTTGCGAACGGCTTGGGCTCAAGCGGGTAGACGGTCTGGCCGTCTTTGAGCTCCGGCAGGCCGGCGTTGGGCAGCAGGCTGATGCGGTGCGGCCAGTGGTCGCTGAGCCATTGCACGTGTTCGGCCATCTCGTCGGGGCCGGTGGCGCAGTTCATGCCAAGCGAAGCGATGGGGAACTCCTGGAGCGCCATCGCGGCGGCGGCGATCTCCGTGCCGACGAGCATCGTGCCCGTGGTTTCGATCGTGACCTGGGCCATGATCGGAATGTCGTTGACGGTCTTGCCTTTTTCCTTGAGTGCGTCGAGGCAGGCGTTGATGGCGCACTTGACCTGGAGGATGTCCTGGCAGGTTTCGATGAGGAAGACGTCGATGCCGCCGTCGATCAGGCCGCGGCATTGCTCGACGTAGCTTTCGCGCAGCGTGTCCCAGTCGGTGTGTCCGAGGGTGAGCAGCTTCGTGCCCGGGCCGAGCGAGCCGACGACGAATCGCGGCTTGTCGGGGGTTTCGTAGTTGTCGCAGGCACGGCGGGCGACCTCGGCGGCGATCTTGTTCAGCTCATAGGTCTGCTCGACAAGGTCAAACTCGGCGAAGACGAGCTTGTTCGCGCCGAACGTGTCGGTTTCGACGCCGTCCGCGCCGGCTTCGAGGAATGATTCGTGAATCTTCTGAATCACCTCCGGCCGAGTCTGCACGAGAACCTCCGTGCAGTTTTCTTTGCCGAGGTAATCGCGGTCGAGGTCGAGGTCCGTCTGCTCGTGAATCGACGTGCCCATGGCACCGTCGAAGAAAAGCACACGCTTCTCGAGTTGTTTGAGAAACTTACTGCTCATGGTTGAAACCACCCTTGTTGTCGTAATACGCCACCCTGCGATCGGCAACCGTGCCGACCGGGAAGGGCTATCCATTCATCCGGATCGATAGATGTTACACCAGGGCGGCGCGAAAGCCAAGTCCGGGTCGCGAAGTTGTGGGGAATCAGGGAGTTGGGGGCGTGAGCTGGTGGCGTATGGGTGGTGGGGCGAAGAGCGCGGTGCGAGCACCGCGGCTAAATGTGTCACGTGTGAAACGGCGTGGTCGTATTAAGATCATGTCGTTCAAGGACGATGCCTCGGTTTCTGGAAGGGAACTTTTGATGCTCATTGCTGCTCCGCAGTACCGCGAGACGCTCGGGGAGGTTGGGTTGCGTGATGATGTGGCGGTGCGCGAGCACTTTGCGCAGCAGCCGACGTTTTCTGAAGAGCCGAGCGTTCGGATTCACGTGGGCACGCTGGGGCCGGATCGTCCGGGGGCGGTGCGAACGTTTTACAAGGAGTATCGTTTTGCGAAACCGAGTTGGCGGTTCTGGGGGCGGGCGTCGAAGGCTCGGCGGGAGTTTCGCAATCTTCAGACCATCATTCGGCTGGGGGTGACGTGTGCCGAGCCGGTGGCGTGTGGCGAGCGGCGGGATGTGCTGGGTCGGCTTCGCTTGGCGTTTATCGTGACGCGGGCCGTGCCGGACGCGCCGCCGATGGATCAGTTTCTGCCGACGCATTGTGATGATGCGGGCAACCCGGCGCACGCTCGGCTGCGTCGGCAGATTATCGACCAACTCGCCGAGCAGGTGGCGTGCATTCATCGCGGGGGCTTTGCGCACAATGACCTGCACTGGCGGAACGTGCTGGTTCGGCTTGAGGACGACGGCCAGCCAAGACTGGTGTGGATCGACTGCCCGCGCGGCGGACGGTTCGGCCTGCGGTGGCTGGGGCAGCGGAAGATGATCAAAGACCTGGCGACCCTCGACCGCACGGCAGTGACCTGCTGCACGCTGCGCGAACGGCTACGGTTCGCCCGGCAATATCACCGTGCGGCAGGCGTCGGCATGCCGCTGCGCGATTGGGTCGCGGCGGTGGAGGCGTATCGGTTGGGACGCTGGCGTGACGCGGAGGCGCCGATCACCCCGGATCACCCCGCGCGGGCGAGGCGCTGACGCTGGGTGAAACGAAGGGCGAGGTGCTGGCGGGCTTCGTGGCGGAGGCTTCGCACGACAACGGCTTCGACCACCTGGCCGGAGCGGATGAGCGCCTGGCGTGGGGTGAGGGCGAGGCCTAGCGAGACGCGATCGCCTGGCTTGAGCGAGACGGAGGAGGCGAGCTCGATCAGGGTTCCGCCGGCCGAGACATCGCG
This window harbors:
- a CDS encoding lipopolysaccharide kinase InaA family protein — translated: MLIAAPQYRETLGEVGLRDDVAVREHFAQQPTFSEEPSVRIHVGTLGPDRPGAVRTFYKEYRFAKPSWRFWGRASKARREFRNLQTIIRLGVTCAEPVACGERRDVLGRLRLAFIVTRAVPDAPPMDQFLPTHCDDAGNPAHARLRRQIIDQLAEQVACIHRGGFAHNDLHWRNVLVRLEDDGQPRLVWIDCPRGGRFGLRWLGQRKMIKDLATLDRTAVTCCTLRERLRFARQYHRAAGVGMPLRDWVAAVEAYRLGRWRDAEAPITPDHPARARR
- a CDS encoding PilZ domain-containing protein is translated as MPEVATERRADRRIRTACPVKLRCDRTGVRYIAGWSRDVSAGGTLIELASSVSLKPGDRVSLGLALTPRQALIRSGQVVEAVVVRSLRHEARQHLALRFTQRQRLARAG